In Alistipes ihumii AP11, a genomic segment contains:
- a CDS encoding DUF5119 domain-containing protein: MNRRYGGIFLCLCGVSLLLCGCRKELCYDHDMHGLNVRVVVQPEWECVWERDHGMNWDDNWAEERFGCGYEDLCPDPATGIAAFVYDGDGSRTERHLSAEGGELPMSEGRKSILLHNDDTRFIVFSDMNSWASASATTRTRTRSTYSETHGDERTVNAPDMLYGEWIERYEAKPTEEPVTLPAKLQPLVYTYLIRYEFAQGLEHVALARGALSGMAESVYLQDGRTGDETATVLFEGELKKFGVEARVASFGAPGYTPDAPMQRPDNRYGLNLEVILGNGKLKSFEFDVTEQVAAQPRGGVITVAGLAVTDDEAGGDAGFEVEVDGWGPYEDIELPLD, translated from the coding sequence ATGAACAGGAGATACGGCGGAATATTCCTTTGTCTGTGCGGCGTATCGTTACTGCTGTGCGGTTGCCGCAAGGAACTGTGCTACGACCACGACATGCACGGGCTGAACGTGCGCGTCGTCGTGCAGCCTGAATGGGAGTGCGTTTGGGAGCGCGATCACGGCATGAACTGGGACGACAACTGGGCGGAAGAAAGATTCGGCTGCGGATATGAAGACCTCTGTCCCGATCCGGCTACGGGAATCGCGGCTTTCGTCTATGACGGGGACGGATCGCGTACCGAGCGCCACCTGTCGGCCGAAGGAGGCGAGCTGCCGATGAGCGAGGGGAGGAAATCGATCCTGCTGCACAATGACGATACCCGCTTTATCGTCTTCAGCGACATGAACTCATGGGCTTCGGCCTCGGCTACCACGCGTACCCGCACCCGTTCCACTTACAGCGAAACGCACGGGGACGAGCGCACGGTCAACGCCCCCGATATGCTTTACGGCGAATGGATCGAGAGGTACGAAGCGAAACCGACGGAAGAACCCGTGACGCTCCCGGCGAAACTGCAACCGCTGGTCTATACCTACCTGATCCGCTACGAGTTCGCTCAGGGGCTGGAACATGTGGCGCTGGCACGGGGCGCGCTCTCGGGCATGGCCGAATCGGTCTATCTGCAGGACGGACGCACAGGCGACGAAACCGCGACAGTCCTTTTCGAGGGCGAGCTGAAGAAATTCGGGGTCGAGGCGCGTGTCGCCTCGTTCGGAGCACCGGGCTACACGCCGGACGCACCCATGCAGCGGCCGGACAATCGCTACGGACTGAACTTGGAAGTGATACTCGGCAATGGCAAGCTCAAGAGCTTCGAGTTCGACGTAACGGAGCAGGTAGCCGCACAGCCTCGCGGAGGCGTGATTACGGTCGCCGGGCTCGCGGTCACGGACGACGAGGCCGGAGGCGATGCCGGTTTCGAGGTGGAAGTAGACGGCTGGGGCCCGTACGAGGACATCGAGTTGCCGCTCGATTGA
- a CDS encoding AraC family transcriptional regulator, with the protein MAAVICLGGALLLLLRGRDSRSRRMLAAVMSIWGLIYATRVAGTLMGNSDLNFTNTDAADTLVLVAGNFFLIVLLLYPLEVVRPGWLSLKRAGMLLLPYAALSLLYYAGLHLLGQEPRMLRDTGQFMEHIGEFNVWYRLLMIASIVLYLAFLFRLTWRYKEVYRQWCRDNYSDDKDMDISWLRRYGIGVMLIGVAYFWLLFDGSTYCLIVHNLTVQCFFCYTLYKGLFHDNPYTEDFFRHTLDETDARREAELREERLSADHADSPGDESIFLRKLPAYRDQVTRWMAEKKPYLNGNFKLMDVSEVLPLNRTYLSRVFNDGFGDSFSSVVRGYRMREAEEMLVSHRDIPVGQVGELCGFSSPSVFHRAFVQSHGGLTPNRYRRQSTQE; encoded by the coding sequence ATGGCGGCCGTCATCTGTCTGGGCGGCGCGCTCCTGCTCCTTCTGCGCGGGAGAGACAGCCGTTCCCGGCGCATGCTGGCAGCCGTTATGTCGATATGGGGACTTATCTATGCGACGCGCGTCGCAGGGACGCTCATGGGAAATTCGGACCTGAATTTCACGAATACCGATGCGGCGGACACCCTCGTACTGGTAGCCGGCAACTTTTTCCTGATCGTTCTGCTGCTCTATCCTTTGGAGGTGGTACGCCCGGGATGGCTCAGTCTGAAACGGGCGGGAATGCTGCTGCTTCCTTATGCCGCACTGTCGCTGCTCTATTACGCCGGCCTGCATCTGCTCGGCCAAGAGCCGCGGATGCTGCGCGATACGGGCCAGTTCATGGAACATATAGGTGAGTTCAACGTCTGGTACCGTCTGCTGATGATCGCATCCATCGTGCTATATCTCGCGTTCCTGTTCCGGCTGACGTGGCGCTACAAGGAGGTCTACCGGCAATGGTGCCGCGACAACTATTCCGACGACAAGGACATGGATATTTCGTGGCTGCGCCGTTACGGCATCGGCGTGATGCTGATCGGCGTAGCCTATTTCTGGCTGCTTTTCGACGGGAGCACCTATTGCCTTATCGTACATAACCTCACGGTACAGTGTTTCTTCTGCTACACCCTCTACAAAGGACTCTTCCACGACAATCCCTACACGGAGGATTTCTTCCGTCACACGCTGGACGAGACGGACGCACGCCGGGAGGCAGAGCTTCGGGAAGAACGGCTGTCGGCCGACCATGCCGATTCCCCCGGGGACGAAAGCATATTCCTCAGAAAACTGCCCGCGTATCGCGACCAAGTGACCCGTTGGATGGCGGAGAAAAAACCCTACCTGAACGGGAATTTCAAGCTTATGGATGTATCGGAGGTACTGCCGCTGAACCGCACTTACCTTTCCCGAGTATTCAACGACGGTTTCGGGGATAGCTTCAGCAGCGTAGTGCGCGGTTACCGCATGCGCGAGGCGGAGGAGATGCTCGTCAGCCACAGGGATATCCCCGTGGGACAGGTCGGCGAGCTATGCGGCTTCTCGTCCCCTTCGGTTTTCCACCGCGCTTTCGTACAGAGTCACGGCGGCCTTACTCCGAACCGCTATCGCAGACAATCGACCCAGGAGTAA
- a CDS encoding DUF1848 domain-containing protein, with protein MIISASRRTDIPAFYAPWFLNRLGEGHVLVPNPFNPRSVSRVSLRPDAVDCIVFWTKNPAPMLPRLGKLNGFKYYFQFTLNPYGKDIERNLPSIEERIETFRKLSEMIGKERVVWRYDPILINETYDTRFHREAFARLARKLSNHTERCMLGFIDHYRHIRPALDRQDIRPPERGEIESMAASFRCAVADSPIRLETCTVKIDLSQAGIPGGPCIDKDLIERIAGYRITATKDRNQRKTCRCIESIDIGMYDSCPNGCTYCYATRSKENAVANNFLRHNPNSPTMIGEPCEDSVIRDRPAHSLRNGEHSLF; from the coding sequence ATGATCATCAGCGCCAGCCGTCGGACGGACATTCCCGCCTTCTACGCCCCGTGGTTCCTTAACCGCCTCGGGGAAGGACACGTACTCGTTCCCAATCCGTTCAATCCGCGGTCGGTCAGCCGCGTGAGCCTCCGTCCGGACGCAGTGGATTGCATCGTCTTCTGGACGAAGAACCCCGCTCCGATGCTGCCGAGGCTCGGCAAACTGAACGGCTTCAAGTATTATTTCCAATTCACGCTGAACCCGTACGGGAAAGACATCGAGCGCAACCTTCCCTCGATCGAAGAGCGGATCGAGACATTCCGAAAACTTTCCGAAATGATCGGAAAAGAAAGAGTAGTCTGGCGTTACGACCCGATTCTGATCAACGAAACCTACGACACGCGCTTCCACCGCGAAGCTTTCGCCCGCCTCGCCCGCAAGCTGAGCAACCACACCGAACGCTGCATGCTCGGCTTCATCGACCACTACCGCCATATCCGTCCGGCCCTGGACCGGCAGGACATCCGTCCGCCGGAACGCGGCGAGATCGAATCGATGGCCGCCTCGTTCCGATGCGCGGTCGCGGACAGCCCGATCCGGTTGGAAACATGCACAGTCAAGATCGATCTGAGCCAAGCGGGCATTCCCGGCGGCCCGTGTATCGACAAAGACCTGATCGAGCGGATCGCCGGCTACCGCATCACCGCCACCAAAGACCGGAACCAGCGAAAAACCTGCCGCTGTATCGAAAGCATCGACATCGGCATGTACGACAGTTGCCCGAACGGATGCACGTATTGTTACGCTACCAGAAGCAAGGAGAACGCGGTCGCGAACAATTTCCTGCGGCACAATCCGAACTCGCCCACGATGATCGGAGAGCCGTGCGAGGACTCCGTAATCAGAGATCGGCCGGCGCACAGTCTCCGAAACGGAGAGCACTCGTTGTTCTGA
- a CDS encoding DMT family transporter produces MNAKTKGYILGAVAAATYGMNPLFALPLYENGMDTDSVLLFRYLFALPLLGVMLKARGRDFRLQRREILPLIVLGLLVAVSSLTLFQSYHYMDAGIASTLLFVYPILVALIMAVAFKEKVTLQTALCILLALCGIGLLYRNGDGSTLNLTGTIMVFASALSYALYIVGINRTVLKNVATLKVTFYILLSGLTLFFVRLDFGEHITVPDRWYLWGNLLALAIFPTAISFLCTTGAIQYIGSTPTAILGALEPVTAVFFGVAVFGEPLTPRIGCGIAMIILAVTLIIAGGNITTYMIRFRKLFPKLPIRKP; encoded by the coding sequence ATGAACGCGAAAACCAAAGGATACATTCTCGGAGCGGTGGCCGCTGCCACCTACGGCATGAACCCGCTGTTCGCCCTTCCGCTGTACGAAAACGGAATGGACACGGATTCCGTCCTGCTGTTCAGATACCTGTTCGCGCTTCCGCTGCTGGGCGTCATGCTCAAGGCCAGAGGCCGCGACTTCAGGCTGCAGCGCCGGGAGATCCTGCCGCTGATCGTGCTGGGCCTGCTGGTCGCCGTTTCCTCCCTGACCCTGTTCCAGAGCTATCACTACATGGATGCCGGCATCGCATCGACCTTGCTGTTCGTCTATCCGATCCTCGTGGCGCTGATCATGGCGGTCGCTTTCAAGGAGAAAGTGACGCTGCAAACCGCATTGTGCATCTTACTGGCGCTCTGCGGCATCGGATTGCTCTACCGGAACGGAGACGGATCGACGCTGAACCTGACCGGAACGATCATGGTATTCGCATCGGCCCTCTCGTACGCTCTTTATATCGTCGGAATCAACCGGACGGTCCTGAAGAACGTGGCAACGCTCAAAGTCACGTTCTACATCCTGCTGTCCGGACTGACGCTGTTTTTCGTCCGTCTGGATTTCGGCGAACACATAACCGTCCCGGACCGATGGTACTTGTGGGGAAATCTGCTCGCTCTGGCGATCTTCCCGACGGCCATCTCGTTCCTATGTACGACCGGCGCCATTCAATACATCGGATCGACTCCGACAGCCATTCTCGGGGCGCTGGAGCCCGTCACGGCCGTCTTTTTCGGAGTCGCCGTCTTCGGCGAACCGCTGACGCCGAGAATCGGCTGCGGCATAGCGATGATCATTCTGGCCGTCACCCTCATCATCGCCGGCGGCAACATAACGACCTACATGATACGCTTTCGGAAACTGTTCCCGAAACTCCCGATCCGAAAACCGTAA
- a CDS encoding MATE family efflux transporter — protein MAKQLDGATARLGTERVGRLLLEYSIPSIIGMVMMSLYNIVDRIFIGQGVGPLAISGLALTFPLTALVTAIGTLIGVGSAARISIVLGMRDIKWARNILGNAFVLTFLLSAVLITCSMLYLDDILRAFGGSDQTIPYAKDYLRIVIPGSVLSNLSYSFSNIMRASGYPSKSMYTILIGVGLNILLDPLFIFGFGMEIRGAAVATVISMFVSSLFVLSHFFNPKHPVHFRRDCWVPKKRIIRNIVSIGMAPFLMNLAASIVNVIMNNQLVREGGDLAIGAFGIINSYGILIVMTAMGLCQGMQPIVGFNYGAQKLKRMKDVLKLTIRIATLIMVVGFVACELMPRLLVRAFTTDPGLIDISARGLRLAYVMLPVVGFQIVVSTFFQSISKAWKAIFMGLSRQVIFLIPALYFFSRWFGLTGVWLSIPFADFLASAVAALFLLSEKRVFYPKAARRV, from the coding sequence ATGGCGAAGCAATTGGATGGAGCGACGGCCCGGTTGGGCACGGAGCGCGTGGGGCGGTTGCTGCTCGAATACTCGATTCCGTCGATCATCGGGATGGTCATGATGTCGCTGTACAACATCGTGGACCGGATTTTCATCGGACAGGGCGTAGGGCCGCTGGCCATTTCGGGGCTGGCGCTGACTTTCCCGCTGACGGCGCTCGTAACGGCTATCGGTACGCTGATCGGAGTCGGTTCGGCGGCTCGCATATCGATCGTGCTGGGAATGAGGGATATAAAATGGGCTCGTAATATTCTGGGCAATGCTTTCGTGCTGACGTTTCTGCTCTCGGCGGTACTGATCACCTGCTCGATGCTGTATCTGGACGATATTCTGCGCGCTTTCGGGGGCAGCGACCAGACGATTCCCTATGCCAAGGACTATTTGCGGATCGTAATTCCCGGCAGCGTGCTGTCGAATCTGAGCTACAGCTTCAGCAACATCATGCGCGCGAGCGGGTATCCCAGCAAGTCGATGTATACCATTCTGATCGGCGTGGGGCTGAATATCCTGCTCGATCCGCTGTTTATCTTCGGGTTCGGCATGGAGATCAGGGGGGCGGCCGTCGCGACGGTCATTTCGATGTTCGTCAGCTCGTTGTTCGTGCTGAGCCATTTCTTCAATCCGAAGCATCCGGTACATTTCCGCCGCGACTGCTGGGTCCCGAAAAAGAGAATCATCCGCAATATCGTGTCGATCGGCATGGCTCCTTTCCTGATGAATCTGGCGGCGAGTATCGTCAATGTCATCATGAACAATCAGCTGGTCCGCGAGGGAGGCGATCTGGCGATCGGCGCTTTCGGAATCATCAACAGCTACGGCATTCTGATCGTTATGACCGCCATGGGACTCTGTCAGGGCATGCAGCCGATCGTCGGATTCAATTACGGAGCCCAGAAGCTCAAGCGTATGAAAGACGTGCTCAAGTTGACGATCCGGATCGCTACGCTGATCATGGTGGTCGGCTTCGTGGCCTGCGAGCTGATGCCGCGACTCCTCGTCCGCGCTTTCACGACCGATCCCGGATTGATTGATATTTCGGCCCGGGGGCTTCGGCTTGCATATGTCATGCTGCCGGTCGTCGGGTTCCAGATCGTGGTCTCTACTTTTTTCCAGTCCATCAGCAAGGCTTGGAAAGCGATTTTCATGGGGCTCTCCCGGCAGGTGATTTTCTTGATACCGGCCCTTTATTTCTTTTCCCGCTGGTTCGGCCTGACGGGCGTTTGGCTCAGTATTCCGTTCGCGGATTTTCTGGCGTCGGCGGTAGCCGCGCTGTTTCTGCTTTCCGAAAAGAGGGTGTTCTATCCCAAGGCGGCCCGTCGGGTATAA
- a CDS encoding family 78 glycoside hydrolase catalytic domain, producing MNDRKMIFRLLAGAACLLWAIPATAAATGADIVPRKLTCEYRTDPSVVDAEHPRLSWINEAVSDRRGASQKAWQIRVASSEEKLLSGEADLWDSRKVKDDRSILIPYGGRPLRSCESCWWQVRVWDDRGRVSEWSEPAVWHMGLLDESDWQCQWIGAPWQGDEPLADTGGDVPPRAPLLRKAFRADKPVASARFYGTGLGYFELYMNGEKVGDDVLVPNQTNYGKRTNLDRGAVPLEDNFREYRVMYLGYDVTDRIRLGENAIGAMLGNGFYNAKIHWVRPYGTPRFFGQLHIVYEDGTQQVIPTDPTWRVSEGPLTDMVYSGEHYDARAEQPGWCSPGFDDSSWKQAAPRRAPGGKLVAQTSPADRVMEILRPEKIEKLGEGRYRVDFGEEISGWVHLHDVTGEAGQRIDIRYLCESPNGSNSYTMRGGAPESYHTRFTWYVFREVEIDGWPGELSPGQITAEAVYTDVPSTGRFECSNPLFNRINRIWRRSQTDNMHGCIASDCPHRERSAYTGDGQVACVTVMHNFDAAAFYSKWIRDIWGAQNVETGYVPNGAPWQPGCGGGVAWGAAMNIMPWEFYVHYGDLDMLEGCFDAMKEQVRYMMRWVDSTGVMWMNSPCQWMNLGDWCPAFEFPPTEMVHTFYLWRCADLTARAAEALGRREDVVRYDELAARTAEAFHDRFYDERKGSYGAYGGNVFALRIGVPADRRDRVIASLRQDILSNGGHLDTGIFGTQFFFETLCDNGLNELAYEAMNKRDYPSFGWWIEQGATTTWEQWNGENSRNHPMFGGSLVWFYRRVAGMNADPSRPGYRHIVFRPVPPDSLTFARYDKATPYGEASIEWRRTDGRFEMTVQVPVGCTATVWVPGARSSDSVSTDVGRAGRDKNLSFEGIRDGYAVYEVRSGRYGFRVE from the coding sequence ATGAACGACCGAAAAATGATTTTCCGGCTGTTGGCCGGAGCGGCTTGCCTGCTGTGGGCGATTCCGGCGACGGCCGCCGCCACGGGCGCGGATATCGTTCCGCGCAAGCTGACATGCGAATACAGGACCGATCCGTCGGTCGTGGATGCCGAGCACCCGCGGCTGTCGTGGATCAACGAAGCGGTATCCGATCGCCGGGGGGCGAGCCAAAAGGCTTGGCAAATCCGGGTGGCGTCGTCCGAGGAGAAATTGCTGTCCGGCGAGGCCGATCTGTGGGACAGCCGCAAGGTGAAGGACGACCGTTCGATCCTGATTCCCTACGGCGGCCGTCCCTTGCGCTCGTGCGAGAGCTGCTGGTGGCAGGTCCGCGTCTGGGACGATCGCGGCCGCGTTTCCGAGTGGAGCGAGCCGGCCGTATGGCATATGGGACTGCTCGACGAGTCCGACTGGCAGTGTCAGTGGATCGGAGCTCCGTGGCAGGGCGACGAGCCGCTGGCGGATACCGGCGGGGACGTTCCGCCGCGCGCCCCGCTGCTGCGCAAGGCATTCCGTGCGGATAAGCCGGTGGCTTCGGCCCGTTTTTACGGGACGGGACTCGGTTATTTCGAATTGTACATGAACGGGGAGAAAGTCGGCGACGACGTGCTCGTCCCCAATCAGACGAATTACGGCAAGCGGACGAACCTGGACCGGGGAGCGGTTCCGCTGGAGGACAATTTCAGGGAATATCGGGTCATGTACCTCGGCTACGACGTGACCGATCGGATACGCCTTGGCGAGAACGCGATCGGCGCGATGCTGGGCAACGGCTTTTACAATGCGAAGATTCACTGGGTGAGGCCGTACGGTACGCCCCGGTTTTTCGGCCAGCTGCATATCGTCTACGAGGACGGGACGCAGCAGGTGATACCGACCGATCCGACATGGAGGGTTTCCGAAGGGCCGCTGACCGATATGGTCTATTCGGGCGAGCATTACGACGCGAGGGCCGAACAACCCGGCTGGTGTTCGCCGGGCTTCGACGATTCGTCGTGGAAACAGGCCGCTCCGCGCCGGGCCCCGGGCGGAAAACTGGTCGCGCAGACCTCCCCTGCCGACCGCGTGATGGAGATTCTCCGGCCCGAGAAAATAGAGAAGCTCGGCGAAGGCCGGTATCGGGTCGATTTCGGCGAGGAGATTTCCGGCTGGGTGCACCTGCACGACGTGACGGGCGAGGCCGGACAGCGGATCGACATCCGCTACCTCTGCGAGTCGCCCAACGGATCGAACAGCTATACGATGCGGGGCGGCGCTCCGGAATCCTATCATACGCGCTTTACGTGGTACGTGTTCCGCGAGGTCGAGATCGACGGCTGGCCCGGCGAGCTGAGTCCGGGGCAAATTACGGCCGAGGCCGTCTACACCGATGTGCCGTCGACGGGCCGTTTCGAATGCTCGAACCCCTTGTTCAACCGAATCAACCGCATATGGCGGCGAAGCCAGACGGACAACATGCACGGCTGTATCGCCAGCGACTGTCCGCATCGCGAGCGGTCGGCCTATACCGGCGACGGGCAGGTGGCCTGCGTGACGGTCATGCACAATTTCGACGCGGCGGCGTTTTACAGCAAGTGGATCCGCGACATCTGGGGCGCCCAGAACGTCGAGACGGGGTACGTGCCCAACGGAGCGCCCTGGCAGCCGGGCTGCGGAGGCGGCGTGGCATGGGGAGCCGCGATGAACATCATGCCGTGGGAATTCTATGTGCATTACGGCGATCTCGACATGCTCGAAGGCTGTTTCGATGCGATGAAGGAGCAGGTACGCTACATGATGCGCTGGGTCGATTCCACAGGCGTCATGTGGATGAACTCGCCTTGCCAGTGGATGAATCTGGGCGATTGGTGTCCGGCTTTCGAATTTCCGCCGACGGAGATGGTGCACACGTTCTATCTGTGGCGATGCGCCGATCTGACGGCCCGTGCGGCCGAGGCGCTGGGCCGCAGGGAGGACGTCGTGCGGTACGACGAATTGGCCGCGCGAACGGCCGAAGCCTTTCACGACCGGTTCTACGACGAACGGAAAGGCTCCTACGGGGCTTACGGGGGCAATGTTTTCGCGCTCCGGATCGGCGTTCCGGCCGATCGGCGCGACCGGGTGATCGCTTCGCTCCGGCAGGACATCCTGTCGAACGGGGGGCATCTCGACACGGGCATATTCGGCACGCAGTTCTTTTTCGAGACGCTCTGCGACAACGGCCTAAACGAGCTGGCCTACGAGGCGATGAACAAGCGCGACTACCCGAGCTTCGGCTGGTGGATCGAGCAGGGCGCCACGACGACCTGGGAGCAGTGGAACGGCGAGAATTCCCGCAATCATCCGATGTTCGGCGGCTCGCTCGTGTGGTTCTACCGGCGGGTGGCGGGTATGAACGCCGATCCCTCTCGTCCCGGTTACCGGCATATCGTGTTCCGTCCGGTGCCGCCGGATAGCCTGACTTTCGCCCGTTACGACAAGGCGACTCCTTACGGCGAGGCGTCGATCGAATGGCGCAGGACGGACGGACGCTTTGAAATGACGGTGCAGGTTCCGGTCGGCTGCACGGCGACCGTTTGGGTGCCCGGAGCCCGGTCTTCCGATTCGGTATCGACCGATGTCGGCCGGGCAGGCAGAGACAAGAATCTTTCGTTCGAGGGCATCCGTGACGGGTATGCGGTGTACGAGGTCCGTTCGGGCCGCTACGGCTTTCGGGTCGAATAG
- a CDS encoding CDGSH iron-sulfur domain-containing protein, whose translation MKNLMVEPGSEAAPERFHMTITAGGPYLVFGHPPLRQQFMLPNRDGEIWYFQAGEKYSTESEPTALCRCGHSGDKPYCDGSHVRADWDPSLTASEEPLLDGAERYEGPEVALTDNRAYCAFARFCDAKGQVWNLVGMEGKQARDLTVREADHCPAGRLSAWTGGQEPHEPHFEPSLGLIEDPQQGSSGPLWVRGGIPFSREDGFTYEVRNRVTLCRCGRSSNKPFCDGSHASIRFQDGLPSRPDPDGERW comes from the coding sequence ATGAAAAATCTGATGGTCGAGCCCGGGAGCGAAGCGGCTCCCGAGCGCTTTCATATGACGATTACGGCCGGCGGGCCTTACCTCGTGTTCGGACATCCGCCTTTGCGGCAGCAGTTCATGCTTCCGAACCGGGACGGTGAGATTTGGTATTTTCAGGCCGGAGAAAAGTATTCCACCGAGTCCGAGCCTACGGCGCTGTGTCGTTGCGGCCATTCCGGCGACAAGCCTTATTGCGACGGCTCGCACGTGCGAGCCGACTGGGATCCTTCGCTGACGGCTTCCGAAGAACCGCTGCTCGACGGAGCCGAGCGGTACGAAGGGCCGGAAGTCGCCTTGACGGACAATCGCGCGTATTGCGCCTTCGCCCGGTTTTGCGATGCGAAAGGACAAGTGTGGAATTTGGTCGGCATGGAAGGGAAGCAGGCTCGCGACCTGACGGTTCGCGAGGCTGACCATTGCCCTGCCGGCCGGTTGTCGGCGTGGACCGGCGGACAGGAGCCTCACGAACCGCATTTCGAGCCGTCGCTCGGCTTGATCGAGGATCCTCAGCAGGGCAGCAGCGGTCCGCTCTGGGTTCGGGGCGGCATTCCGTTCAGTCGCGAGGACGGATTTACCTACGAAGTGCGGAACCGGGTTACGCTGTGCCGTTGCGGCCGGTCGTCGAACAAGCCTTTCTGCGACGGGTCGCACGCTTCGATCCGTTTTCAGGACGGACTGCCTTCCCGTCCCGATCCCGACGGAGAACGTTGGTAG
- a CDS encoding DUF3575 domain-containing protein has product MKRCAVLLYLIFLYGAHVQARSAADPVRIYFRHGYSVLDLSLRDNRRTLDDLVGRLKAYASDTLRKLIVFSVEGNASPDGMNEANLRLSRRRTESVLVYIRSRVSFPDSLIVTTAEGVDWDGLAASVESDPSVPDRDEVLNILQNTPVWIYDKQGRIVDGRKKQLMELCGGKIYRLLQERFFAELRNCTIELHYKTGNAPGQEIARVHDSMPHPAASIQDRPRTDEAGRTTPNEQHPKQAPGQIAEQVPGTASVSARHEPLYRLAIKTNLLYDAVGMPSLEAEYRIDDRWSVNLEGEVAWWSKKPRHRYYQIATISPEARYWFKTRQPWHGHYLGVFVGGSWYDLENGARGYKGDFWMVGLSYGYMFPLGRRLSLETGLGIGFLHTKYEEYLPIDGHYVYQQTSRTNWLGPVKLKFAFVWRLWDANRKGGAR; this is encoded by the coding sequence ATGAAGCGTTGTGCTGTTCTTTTATACCTGATTTTTCTTTACGGCGCACACGTACAGGCCCGCTCTGCCGCAGATCCGGTACGGATCTATTTCCGCCATGGCTATTCCGTACTGGACCTGTCGCTGCGCGATAACCGCCGGACTCTCGACGACCTTGTCGGACGGCTGAAGGCTTATGCGTCCGATACCCTTCGGAAGCTTATCGTATTTTCGGTAGAAGGCAATGCCTCTCCGGACGGGATGAACGAAGCTAACCTACGCTTGAGCCGCCGGCGCACGGAGAGCGTGCTGGTCTATATTCGTTCGCGCGTATCGTTTCCCGATTCGCTGATCGTCACGACTGCCGAGGGCGTGGACTGGGACGGTCTGGCCGCTTCGGTGGAGTCCGACCCTTCCGTTCCGGATCGGGACGAAGTGCTGAACATTTTGCAGAATACGCCCGTATGGATTTATGACAAGCAGGGACGCATCGTCGACGGACGCAAGAAACAACTCATGGAATTATGCGGCGGAAAGATTTATCGCCTATTGCAGGAGCGTTTCTTCGCAGAGCTTCGCAACTGCACGATCGAATTGCATTACAAAACAGGGAATGCTCCCGGCCAGGAGATAGCTCGGGTCCACGATTCCATGCCGCATCCCGCAGCGTCCATACAAGACCGGCCCCGGACGGATGAAGCCGGTCGTACTACTCCGAACGAACAGCATCCGAAGCAGGCTCCCGGACAGATTGCGGAACAAGTTCCCGGAACGGCTTCCGTCTCCGCACGGCATGAGCCTCTGTACCGCTTGGCGATCAAAACCAACCTGTTATACGACGCGGTAGGGATGCCCTCGCTGGAAGCGGAATACCGCATCGACGACCGCTGGAGCGTGAACCTCGAAGGCGAGGTGGCCTGGTGGTCGAAAAAGCCGAGGCACAGATACTATCAGATCGCTACGATCAGCCCCGAAGCGCGATACTGGTTCAAAACCAGACAGCCGTGGCACGGCCACTACCTGGGAGTTTTCGTGGGCGGAAGCTGGTACGACCTGGAGAACGGCGCCCGTGGCTACAAGGGCGATTTCTGGATGGTCGGGCTCAGCTACGGCTACATGTTTCCCCTTGGCCGCCGCCTCTCCCTGGAGACGGGACTCGGCATAGGCTTCCTGCACACGAAGTACGAAGAGTATCTGCCCATCGACGGGCACTATGTCTATCAGCAGACCAGCCGGACGAACTGGCTGGGCCCCGTCAAGCTCAAATTCGCCTTTGTCTGGCGGCTCTGGGACGCGAACCGGAAAGGAGGTGCGCGATGA